One window of the Anomalospiza imberbis isolate Cuckoo-Finch-1a 21T00152 chromosome 12, ASM3175350v1, whole genome shotgun sequence genome contains the following:
- the ST3GAL2 gene encoding CMP-N-acetylneuraminate-beta-galactosamide-alpha-2,3-sialyltransferase 2 isoform X2: protein MQRLSKGGPYPRGCSCRRCPAEEPGATDWFDGRYDGTVSPVWTKENMDLPPDVQRWWMMLQPQFKSHNTHEVLSKLFQIVPGEDPYRSRDPRRCRRCAVVGNSGNLRGSGYGPEIDGHDFVMRMNQAPTVGFEGDVGGRTTHHFMYPESAKNLPANVSFVLVPFKTLDLLWIASALSTGQIRFTYAPVKPFLRVDKEKVQIYNPAFFKYIHDRWTEHHGRYPSTGMLVLFFALHVCDEVNVFGFGADSRGNWHHYWENNRYAGEFRKTGVHDADFEAHIIDMLAKTSKIEVYRGN from the exons gccgctgcccggccgAGGAGCCCGGAGCCACCGACTGGTTTGATGGGCGCTATGACGGcaccgtgtccccagtgtggacCAAGGAGAACATGGACCTACCGCCCGACGTCCAGAGGTGGTGGATG ATGCTGCAGCCCCAGTTCAAGTCCCACAACACCCACGAGGTCCTGAGCAAGCTCTTCCAGATCGTGCCAGGCGAGGATCCCTACCGCTCCCGTGACCcacgccgctgccgccgctgcgCCGTGGTTGGCAACTCAGGCAACCTACGCGGCTCTGGTTACGGACCGGAAATCGACGGGCACGACTTCGTGATGCG GATGAACCAGGCCCCCACGGTGGGCTTTGAGGGCGATGTGGGTGGTCGGACCACACACCACTTCATGTATCCCGAGAGTGCCAAGAACCTGCCCGCCAATGTCAGCTTTGTGCTCGTGCCCTTCAAAACCCTGGACCTGCTCTGGATCGCCAGTGCCCTCTCCACCGGCCAGATCAGGTT CACATACGCACCTGTGAAGCCTTTTCTGCGTGTGGACAAAGAAAAG GTGCAGATCTACAATCCTGCCTTCTTCAAGTACATCCACGACCGCTGGACGGAACACCACGGGCGCTACCCCTCCACTGGCATGCTGGTGCTCTTCTTTGCCCTCCATGTCTGCGATGAG GTGAACGTCTTTGGGTTCGGTGCTGACAGCCGAGGGAACTGGCACCACTACTGGGAGAACAACCGCTACGCCGGGGAGTTCAGGAAGACGGGGGTGCACGATGCTGACTTCGAGGCACACATCATCGACATGCTGGCCAAAACCAGCAAGATCGAGGTTTACCGGGGAAACTGA